Genomic window (Gloeothece verrucosa PCC 7822):
CAACCAATAAGTATTGTTTGAGAATGCCATCGGGGGCGGTCAACCAATTGATAGTTAAACGGCTCGACGATAGCGGCTATTTCAACGCCAAAAGCAATACCATAACGAGAAGCTAGGAGCGCGGCTTTGTATCCCCCAAGATCTCCAGGGCAGAAATTTTGTCGGGGAATATTGCGATCGCTAACGTGATCATGGTCAACAAAAGTTAGCCGTACATCACAACCGCCTTGCTGTAATTCCAGAACAAGGCGAACAAGGGAAGGAGCCAAAAAACTACCTGTTCCGCCGCAACCCACAAGATAAATATCAAGAAAATTAAAGCTCCCGATGAGGATAGGAATAGGCCGAATTATTAGATCGGATAAAATAGCTTGTTGTATCATAAAATTTATCCTTAATTCCCTCTTCTAGCTCGAAAACGGGATCAGCAGGAATATAAGCGAAATGTTGCCCATAAATTCCCACGCGCACTGAGATTTGCGGCATTTCTTCGAGTTGGCCAATAACCGCATAAATAGCCAATCCAGTTTCATCTTTATTATCAGTTGCGCTAAAATATGCGATCAAGTGCCCATGACTGTGAAGTTCTATATCAAAATCAAATTCATCAAAATCGGCACTTTTCCACTTTATTGAAGTGGGACTCTGCTGTTGTAATGGTTCTGTTAAATTCCAGGTATTCTTGTTGTAATTTAAGTGGAGCAAAAGTTCATCGGGTAGAGATAGCTTGGCTTTTTGAAAAATCGTATTGGAAATCGCCATTGGAACAGGAGGCAACTTGAATTTAAACGATTCTTGAATCTCTACCAATCCTACAACATCACAGGTTTTAAGGAGGGAAACTATCGAGAAAGCACGATTTTCGGCTCGAATGAATAAACCATTGTTTGCTAGAATATAGTCATACAAATGATTGGTATTAAACGGGTAAATCGAGCCTTTAGCCATATGATGATCTATGAGTTTAATATCCATATTTTAAACAAATTGTTCGATAATTTGAGCAACGGTTAAAGATTTTGCCATCGGAACCAGATCATTATTTGGATATTTTTTGGTTGTCTTCCCGGCTACCATTTTAAGTTGCTCGATTACATTATCTGGATATTTTTTGGATTTATTGGTTGAAAAGTCTTGATTAAAAACACTACCCAGAAAACGTGACCAGACTTCATCCATAACCTGTAGAGAAGCCCTCAAAACAGATACATTCCCAAAACAGATTGCTCCATTGTCATAAATATTAGGAAGGGGGGCATGAAAGACAATCGCCGTCGGGAGAACCGTTTTTTCTTTGACAGCCCAAAGATAATAGGTTGTTCCTTTGCCAAGAAATACAAAAGCCGGAAGAGGTACACTCAAAGATAATTCTTTACCTTCAACTAAACCAAAATTAAGTGTGTATTTTTGCGGTGGAATAAATTTCACCGCCCATTGATCACCATTAAACATTCCCCAACGCACAATTCCGGGGGGAATAAAACCAGTATCAATAGGGATTTTTTCGAGGGCTTGGCGTACAGAAAGTGGACTGATAAATTTTCGGATGGTTCGCTTATCTTCTTGGTAAGTAACGGCAAATTGTCCTTCAAAAATGTGTACCGAACAAAGCCAGTCTTTAGCTTGAAAGGGGAAAGAGTGAGCTATAGATTCAGGATCAAAATCTGGAAGCATAATTAAATACGGGCTTGGTTCCAAAAAGTAATAATTTCAGTTTGGTGAGAGGGGTTTTCTTCTAGCCAATTAATGAGAGAATTGAATTTAAAGATAAACTGTTGAGCCTCCTTCCACTGATCTCTGAGTAAGATTATAGCTTCTGAGGTCCAGGGGAAAATTTCAATCCACTCTCTATGGCAATCAAGCCAATAAGTCCCGGTCGAATGGTCAATGACGGACATGGCATCATAAAGGTAACTCAAAGGATCAGGAGTGGCTTCACAGAGCGCCTGTAGTTTATCCCAATCAATTTGAGAAGAGTTTTCAAAATTCCTGGTGTATAATTCAAGTAAAAAGCGGCTTCCTCCAACAAAATCCTCAATGTCATCAAAATAATCAAAATCTTGAGGAAAAAACGGAATAGCATCTACTACTTCTTCACGCTCATAGTCAAATCGATTGTAGTTTATAGGAAATAATTCTCGCTCAACTAACTCAAGAAATTTTTCTGCCAGTTCCCAACATTGCTCATGACCAAAATTAATTTTGTTGAAAGAGGCGGTAGCGGCTTGCCAATCAATGGGGAAAAATTCTCGAAATAAAGCTAACAGTTGAATTGTGCCCGCAAAGTTTTCAAGATATATGGTCGCTTCCTTGACTGAGCGTGGAAGGACGTAGCGGCTGAGTGTTACGTCCATTTTTTTCTCAAATAAAATTAGAAAAATTGTCTGAAATGGGACGACTGCTAATTAAATTATTTTTCATTCTTCTCATCATTTCTTCTGCTTCACGGCTATCAGAGATTGCTAAATTAATCTCATCCTGTAAAGCTAAAAGAGTTTCAAGGCTAAGAAGCCCCGCCATTTCCGCATTCCGTATTTTTAAACTTAGGAGAAGTGCGGGATTGATGTAGGGTGAAGCTGTAAATAAAGCTTTCGCTACGCTTAAATTAGAACCTTTCGTTCCTGCTCGTTTTATTACTTTAACCGTCTGACCGTCTCGCTTAAGCTCGGCGGTGGCGATTTCCGGGTAATAAGGAGCAAACGCGGCTCGTATCTGTTCATCCGTTAACTCGTCGGGTAAGTTAATCGTTTGGCCATGTATATCTATTTGCATTTTATTTTTCTCTAAAACAAATTTAATTGAGTGCTATTAGTTACGTCTTGAGTTAAGTTTGCCTTAGAATTCTTTTGGGTTTTATCCTCAGATTTTTGACTAGCTTTTTGAGTTTTAGCGACTTCAAAATGCTCTTTTTTCTGGATGACTTTGGCAATCATTTCTTTTAATGTTAAACCAAGCTCAAGCTCAGACGTGAGAATGTATTTAACTTCAATAGCACTTCCGTCTGAGAATCCAACCGTTGCTAAGATTTGCTCTGCCGATTCTTCCATAATAAGTAGAGTAACAATAATAGTCATTTTTCTCCGTAATTTTTTATTAATTAATTCCAGTTGCCAAAAAAACTACATAAAAAACGCTCGAATGAGCGCTATGCTGGATTTTATAATAATCTTAACTGCTCAATCTCAAGAAAAATTTTTTAACTAATTTATCCCAACATAAAAACATCCGCCTTTCGGCGAAAAAAAATGAAAATTAGCTCGCCAAAAATGATGAACTTTACTTTACTGATTTTGAAAATAGAAATGCAGGAATTATCCTTCAACCAAGTTGTTGATTATGTTTTTGACAATCGTTTTAAATATAAATCAACGATTAAAGAAATCTTGGAGCTAGAAGAAGGCTCCTATCTTAGGTTTTCAAATATTAAACAGCAAATAAAGTTCTTGTTGCAACAATATTTGAATTGGATCTCCTATACTTGTTGTGATCAGAAAAGCTTATAATCTGTAGGGTGGGGGTGCAGGGATAATTTTATTAATAAAAACATAAATTTTGAGAGGCGCTCCCGTTTTCCTTTTGCTGAACTACCCACAGTCCTCTGTAAAAAGGACTGTGGGTAGTCCACTCTCACTAATTATAGATGATGACGCAAGTGATGGCAGAAGGAAACCAAGAAATCAAAATATTAGTACCAGAATCCTAAACTGGTCATCTTTAGTAGCTTTATCATTGTAATTAAGAGCAATCAGCTTATAGCTGGCACTATTGGTCACTTTATAATAGTTGTCCTATGTTGTAAAATCAACTAACCAACACAGCGAATGACCAATCAAATTTGTATGACTACAATCGAGGTTTTATTTGAGCAAGCGGTAAATAAAGCAAACCGAGGCGATTTAACCGGTGCTATAGAAGATCTGCCAAAAGTAATAAGTTTTAATCCTAGCTATTCAGAAGCTTCCCAAACCAAAAATACTTTAGACAAAGACAAAGATTTAAAAAAATATAAAAACACGTTATCTAATTTGGCTATTCAAATTAATGCCAAGTTAGCGGAAACTTATAGCAAACGAGGTATGATTCATTATTTTTTCAAGGAATACGAGCAAGCACTGTCGGATTTTAATAAAGCTATTGATATTTATCCCCAGGACGAAAATGCTTTTTACAACCGTGCCTTTGTCTACTGGGAATTAGAACAGTACGACCAATCACTGTCGGATTTGGCTAAAACTATTGAAATTAACCCTCAGTCAGTAAATGCCTACAACCAGCGAGGGCTTCTTTACTGGGAATTAGAACAGTACGACCAAGCACTGTCGGATTTGAATAAAGCCATTGACATCAACCCTCTGTTTGCATATCCCTACGGCAATCGAGCTCTTGTTTACTGGAAATTAAAAAAGTATGATCAAGCTTTATTTAATTACAACAAACTCATTGAACTTGACTCCCAGTGTACAAATGCTTATCACTACCGAGACGACCTCTACTCAAAATTAGAAGAGTACGATAAAGCTATATCTGATTATAGCAAAGTCATTGACCTTGATCCTCAGTGTACAGAGGCTTATGAAAAGCGAGGCTTACTCTACTATAAATTACAACAGTACGACAAAGTTCTGTCTGATTACAGCAAAGCTATTGAACTTAATCCCCAAGATGATGCAGAATATATAGCAAGAGGCTCATTCTACTTTGAATTAAAAGAGTATGATAAAGCACTGCTGGATTATTATAAAGCTATTGAATTTAAGCCCGAGTCGGAGGTGGGCTACTACATCCGAGGTGATCTCTACCTTGAATTAAAAGAGTACGAAAAAGCACTGTTTGATTACAACAGAGCAATTGAAATTAACCCTCTTTTTATCGACCCTTATTGCCAACGAGGTCATATCTATAAAGCTTTAAAAAAATACACTCAAGCGTTATCTGATTACAATAAGGCGATTGAACTGTATCCCGCATCCGCAGAATTTTACTACAACCGAGGGGATCTCTACTTTCAATTAAAAGATTACTCCAAAGCACTGTCTGATTACAACAAAGCTATTGAAAATGATGCCGATTTTAACGACGCTTACAGCAAACGAGGGAATCTCTATAAAGATTTAAAAAAGTACGCTCAAGCACTCTCTGATTACAACAAGGCGATTGAATTAAACCCTCAAGATGCAGATTTGTACTACAACCGAGGTAGTATTTACTTAGAATTAAAAGAATACGAAAAAGCCGTAATTGATTTGAGCCAAGCCATTAAATTTAATTCAGAATCGCCAGAAGCCTATTCCAAGCGAGGCTTACTTTGCCAAAAAGCAGGAAATAAACAACAGGCTAGATCTGACCTACAAACGGCTGCGTCATTATTCCGACTACGAGGGGATTTAAAAAATTACAAGCAAATAATGGATGTTTTACGAAAATTGTAAACGTGCTTTAAATAAAACATTTCCCCAGTGCCCCAAATCCGACTGGAGAAAATGATTTTTAATGCTTATATTTTCTTAATGAATTATTTTTGACCTGGAATATTAGCAAAAAAGATACGGTGTAAATAGTGGAAACCGCTAAACAAACCAAGCCATTGCTTCATTAACAACCGATGAAGGAACCGAGTGAAAGCCATTAAACTCTCGATAAAATACGTCATAATTTGCTCGTTGTAGTTAAGATACTATTCGTCAGCTACACCGAGAAATAGGGAGAATTATATCCCAAGTCCGAAAACGAGAGTCTATGGCTAAAATGATAGCATCTGATGTTAGTTGTGATCTTTTTAAAATATTTAAAGCTCCTTGAGCATTTGCATCCGCACCATGCAACATTAAGAGCAAAGGCATTTTTCTGGATGGGGAGTAGTTTTGAGGGGGAACCTATACTTCTTTTCGCCTTTGACTAATGAGCGAGGTTAAACCTATACGAAAAAGTCTTTCAGCCCTTTTTAAGCTCTGGAGTTGCCTAAGTCCCGTTAATTGCAATAATTACGGTACGACAAGCGAGTTAAACTTGAGCTTGGGGGGCTGATCCATCACTTTCCTCTTCTTTATTCTTCATTTTTCTTTCAAAAACATTAATTCCCGCCCCTTCTAGCTCAATTGTTCCATCGGGGCCAATCTTGACTATCTTTCCAGACATGGCGGCTATCCAGTCCTCGTAGGAGTCCATCTTTTCGACGTTTTTTTGAAGCGTTTTCCTATTCATATCCGCTCTGACAACGATTCCGTTATCGCCAGTTACTTGTAGGGTGACTTTTTTCCCTGTCTCGGGTACATCAGGCCGTTCACTAAATTTAATGGTTACTTCTGGTGTTTTGCCATTGATCATAATTACTCCTGTCTCTGAATTTGTCTCGGCTGTAGTGGTTGATGTAATGACTGATGTAGAATCTGTGGCTGTAACTTGTGTTGATGCCTGAGTTGTCTCTGTAGCTGTTGTTGATGTAACTGCTGAACTTGCCACCGTACTTGAGTTAATTTCGATTTCTTGAGCTTCTTCGGCAATAAATTCGGTACTTTGATTTATTTCAGGATTAAATTCCATTTTACTCCCTTTTTCGGGATTAGATTGGCTTTTTTTCCTTTTTTTATCCGTTTTGGACTCCACAACAGTTTCATCAATAGGATTAGCCTCGACTAGGTGAAGCTGCATCCCGAATCGTCGTGCTGTTATTTCTATTGCTTCTCCCTTGTTTACTCTTGGTTCTAGCTTTCCCAGTACAGTAATGTAAAACGGTTTCCATTGGGGTAAGTATTCCTTCCCAGGGGGTACGTTGTTGCGTTCTAAGCGTAAGCTAATCTGGCCTTTCCAAACATTATGAATACGGGCACGTATGCGAAAATGATCCAGTGCGGCATAAGATGGCAGCAATTTCTCTAGCTTGCTAGAGTCTTTGACTTCAATAGCTTCTACGAGTTTTAAGCCGCTTAAATTTTGTTCACGATCTGTCCGAAAATAAATTCGCCAAGCATAAAGTTTCTCTAATGATATTTGCTCGAGCTTCGACTGATGAAAAAGGTAAACAGGTAAAATCGTCCCATCAGTCAGTAACAGTTTTCCTATCTTGGTATTTTCAGCATTTAATTCTAAATGCCCCAAGACATACCCAAATGCTGAATATTGGATTGATGTGGCTTGGCTAGAATCGGTAGTTGGTTCAGTAGCTAGTGAAGATACAGCAGACATCATCTATTATTAATTGAATCAGTTTTATTGTAGTTTATTTTCGAGTGGTTGGAGCCAAATTTTTTTACTTGCTCCGTTGATTTGATGGAAAAAATGAGAGAGTAAAATTAATTAACTTTTAAATTTTACTCTCTCATGAGTTTTGGCTTCATGAATTTCCCTGTCTCGCTCAAAGAAAAAGTCAGTTAGCTTTTTGTGACTTGAGTAAAAAATCTTCACTTTTCAAATGAGGGATAATTTAATGATTAGCACATCGGTTAAAATTCCTGCTCCACTCAAAAAAATTTAACTTTTATTTTCACATCTTTTACATTTAGCCGCTACTCCATTACACTGATTTCCATATTTCGGGCAAGAATTCGCGTAGGTTTCTCGCTTAACTGCGTCATGGCAGTGACTACAGATTAGATGAAAAACACGAGTGTGAATAGTGCGATAATGGGCGCGGATAGTGTATTCTTTGACAAAAACTTTCTTGCTCGGCATCGGTGTGGGTTAGGTAAAATTTAGATCTTCCTTAATTCTAAGCCCAAAAACTTTCAGGCGTAAAAGAAAACTTTTTACTTTTTGCCCTTTTAAGGTTTTCGGGACCGATAGCGCAAGCCGCTATTAGTGGAGAATACTTTTTGAACCAATTGGCCTTTAACTCTTGAAAAATAGCCGTTACTAACTGAAAACGATCTTTAGCTTCAGGATGATTACACAAATCTGGATGCCATTTTTGCGCTAGGATTTTATAATTCCTCACAAGCTCATCAAAATAAATGGGTTGACCTAAAATCGAGTACGGCGCAGTTTTTTCTAAGCCATTGGTTGGGGGAACGGGGGGTAAGTAAGCGATTGCCGTAGCTAAAACTTTAACGACTT
Coding sequences:
- a CDS encoding tetratricopeptide repeat protein, which codes for MTNQICMTTIEVLFEQAVNKANRGDLTGAIEDLPKVISFNPSYSEASQTKNTLDKDKDLKKYKNTLSNLAIQINAKLAETYSKRGMIHYFFKEYEQALSDFNKAIDIYPQDENAFYNRAFVYWELEQYDQSLSDLAKTIEINPQSVNAYNQRGLLYWELEQYDQALSDLNKAIDINPLFAYPYGNRALVYWKLKKYDQALFNYNKLIELDSQCTNAYHYRDDLYSKLEEYDKAISDYSKVIDLDPQCTEAYEKRGLLYYKLQQYDKVLSDYSKAIELNPQDDAEYIARGSFYFELKEYDKALLDYYKAIEFKPESEVGYYIRGDLYLELKEYEKALFDYNRAIEINPLFIDPYCQRGHIYKALKKYTQALSDYNKAIELYPASAEFYYNRGDLYFQLKDYSKALSDYNKAIENDADFNDAYSKRGNLYKDLKKYAQALSDYNKAIELNPQDADLYYNRGSIYLELKEYEKAVIDLSQAIKFNSESPEAYSKRGLLCQKAGNKQQARSDLQTAASLFRLRGDLKNYKQIMDVLRKL
- a CDS encoding J domain-containing protein; the encoded protein is MYTTEQILEIAQLPETCFRYRCHIENLIDFYKWAKQQWTASALKEFTTEHNLNLRRQGDRARLGWLMAIEYVKCLPPAQPEPSAPLSNSQQLQQSSSLVEHSLKETQVVKVLATAIAYLPPVPPTNGLEKTAPYSILGQPIYFDELVRNYKILAQKWHPDLCNHPEAKDRFQLVTAIFQELKANWFKKYSPLIAACAIGPENLKRAKSKKFSFTPESFWA